A genomic segment from Novipirellula artificiosorum encodes:
- the xrtU gene encoding exosortase U: protein MSSTISESTSADVSQSDTDAGLWSVWVWFWGGLALISIPMLIPYFIGMWRLEHYQFFPFAMLAVGVLAYTRMDRESPICGPRNTAVWITVAVAVFLILFSLLTSSTWLGAVGFVMIGAAFFWSQSGENDATLLGLSIPLLMLVRLPVGLDQLLVTRLQGMTTRMASVLLDVVGVTHAVQGNVIQLADRELFVAEACSGIQSVFTLAFLATVIVAYYRRRLWLTPLYLLIAVILAIAGNVIRVTTVAVAEFFWGIDLASGFSHDVIGYAALVIAGLMLLSFDRLVVFFLHPASILGDDMSSNPILSVWDYFVADTDSRVDYSRGAYVRDDDVRPMKATPESSWIGRKKVESLLSNRTVLASCIAVVVLVLVGASIQASRASIETPMASLLKEHVIYQPEPTMLSGKIGDLDFYEHRAVRGGSDPRLGQNSDVWTCKFNELDGQFVVSQTYSGWHELCICYEGMEWQLVDREVVAPLKTLEEEEAEAAALLATVGAGNSRAKTKKDDDSTSEETELLDLNESVDENATDEESYVTAKFKRSDGSYGYLIFGAVFEDGSICAAPSNLGAYGSRFLSRLDLYGVVDQQDLVMVQLWYAARGKLSRKELEGLQRGFQMARHNVAKAIREQDPSLIPAVMKNSEVTSLKGSNVELNEVDSEIAPIDIDSLEVNPAQQADGEKE, encoded by the coding sequence ATGAGTAGCACGATTTCTGAATCCACTTCGGCTGACGTTTCCCAATCGGACACAGATGCGGGACTTTGGTCCGTTTGGGTCTGGTTCTGGGGTGGGCTTGCCTTGATTTCGATCCCCATGCTGATCCCCTACTTCATTGGCATGTGGCGACTGGAGCACTACCAGTTTTTTCCGTTTGCGATGTTGGCGGTTGGTGTTTTGGCGTATACACGGATGGACCGGGAATCACCGATTTGCGGACCTCGCAACACGGCCGTTTGGATCACGGTTGCCGTGGCGGTTTTCTTGATTCTGTTCAGCCTGCTGACGAGTTCCACTTGGCTCGGCGCGGTTGGATTTGTGATGATCGGGGCCGCCTTTTTCTGGTCCCAATCGGGTGAAAACGATGCCACGTTGCTGGGCCTTTCGATCCCGCTTTTGATGTTGGTCCGGTTGCCGGTCGGACTTGATCAATTGTTGGTGACCCGTTTACAGGGCATGACCACACGGATGGCCAGTGTTTTGTTGGACGTCGTTGGCGTGACGCATGCCGTCCAGGGAAACGTGATTCAATTGGCCGATCGCGAGTTGTTTGTTGCGGAGGCTTGCAGCGGCATCCAATCGGTCTTTACACTGGCTTTCTTGGCTACGGTGATTGTTGCCTACTATCGTCGTCGCTTGTGGCTGACGCCGCTCTACTTGTTGATCGCCGTGATTTTGGCAATCGCGGGTAACGTGATTCGTGTGACGACGGTGGCGGTAGCCGAGTTCTTTTGGGGAATCGATTTGGCTAGCGGCTTCAGCCATGACGTGATCGGCTATGCCGCATTGGTAATTGCTGGCTTGATGCTTTTGTCATTCGACCGACTGGTCGTTTTCTTCCTCCATCCCGCTTCGATTTTGGGTGACGATATGTCGTCGAACCCGATTCTGAGTGTTTGGGATTACTTTGTTGCGGACACCGATTCGCGAGTGGACTATTCGCGTGGTGCCTACGTCCGCGATGACGATGTCCGGCCGATGAAGGCGACACCGGAATCAAGTTGGATTGGACGAAAGAAAGTCGAATCGCTACTCAGCAACCGTACCGTATTGGCCTCGTGCATCGCGGTCGTTGTGCTTGTTTTGGTCGGAGCGTCGATCCAGGCGTCCCGTGCGAGTATTGAAACGCCGATGGCCAGTTTGCTGAAAGAGCACGTGATTTACCAACCAGAACCGACGATGTTGAGTGGCAAAATTGGCGACTTGGATTTTTACGAACACCGAGCCGTCCGTGGCGGATCCGACCCGCGACTGGGGCAAAACTCAGATGTTTGGACCTGTAAGTTCAACGAATTGGATGGCCAGTTTGTTGTCAGCCAAACCTACAGCGGATGGCATGAATTGTGTATTTGCTACGAGGGTATGGAATGGCAATTGGTTGATCGCGAAGTGGTCGCTCCGCTGAAGACGCTTGAGGAAGAGGAGGCGGAAGCCGCGGCGCTGCTCGCCACGGTTGGAGCCGGCAATTCAAGGGCAAAAACCAAGAAGGATGACGACTCCACTTCTGAGGAAACAGAATTGTTGGATCTGAATGAGAGTGTGGATGAGAATGCCACGGATGAGGAGTCGTATGTGACGGCAAAGTTCAAACGGAGTGATGGTAGCTACGGTTACTTGATTTTTGGAGCGGTTTTTGAGGATGGTTCGATTTGTGCCGCTCCTTCGAATTTGGGGGCCTACGGATCACGGTTCCTCAGTCGCTTGGACTTGTATGGTGTTGTTGATCAACAGGACTTGGTGATGGTCCAGCTTTGGTATGCTGCCCGCGGAAAGCTATCCCGCAAGGAGCTGGAGGGATTGCAGCGAGGTTTCCAAATGGCGCGGCACAACGTCGCCAAGGCGATTCGCGAGCAGGATCCAAGTTTGATTCCGGCGGTGATGAAGAATTCGGAGGTCACCTCGTTGAAGGGAAGCAATGTCGAATTGAACGAGGTCGATTCAGAAATCGCGCCGATTGATATCGATTCGCTCGAAGTCAATCCAGCTCAGCAGGCAGACGGGGAGAAAGAATAA
- a CDS encoding tetratricopeptide repeat protein — translation MNVLHYLSPLRWARWMTQFIQAWSVSIPWQYAPQAIPALLLLVVLFVTGMVAYSDATSWRSSLMGRQFKTAWEVDDFATAELVLRRQLKERPEDTELMFRLGLARDAQDEREEASQIMRRLVVTRRNTKAARWLLQNVYLGGKWSDLDTQQQAELGRILKLVHEESPKDMQITNLYANFLLANERMEAAIPLLAELASVQPMQGLRAAAISRQLGQEGQAERLAEKTLELVSNLSAEEPTNASISLAVAQCQIFLNRHRDAVQTVNLAMSRAKTPEDLRTLKGAMGDAIVAYLLYREANPTKDEKQDELRSLQQLQLALQHAPNNPRVLSLVVDRVLAVANEDDEQIRKVRNALISGASPGIGHFIEGTSALVKGDNESGERHLKLAAEMLPNSGAILNNLAVAIATREGSDLEQALKISESAIEQTKDPSPHFYETRGQILAKLERYTKAIPDLERALAVDVLALGAHKALATCYDAIDEKEIADQHRQAAADREEADRKKKE, via the coding sequence ATGAACGTGCTACACTACCTGAGCCCGCTTCGCTGGGCACGCTGGATGACACAGTTTATACAGGCTTGGAGCGTTTCGATTCCGTGGCAGTATGCCCCGCAAGCGATCCCCGCACTGCTATTGCTGGTCGTGTTGTTTGTCACCGGCATGGTCGCCTATTCGGACGCAACCAGCTGGCGAAGTTCGTTGATGGGGCGCCAGTTCAAGACGGCATGGGAAGTCGATGATTTTGCCACGGCCGAGTTGGTCCTTCGGCGGCAACTGAAAGAGCGTCCCGAAGACACTGAGTTGATGTTTCGATTGGGATTGGCACGAGACGCACAGGACGAACGAGAGGAAGCATCGCAAATCATGCGTCGCTTGGTGGTCACGCGGCGCAATACCAAAGCGGCACGATGGCTGCTGCAGAATGTCTACCTTGGTGGCAAATGGTCGGATCTCGACACGCAGCAACAGGCCGAGCTTGGTCGCATTTTAAAATTGGTTCACGAGGAATCGCCGAAGGACATGCAGATCACCAACCTGTACGCGAACTTCTTGCTCGCCAACGAACGGATGGAGGCGGCGATCCCGTTGTTGGCTGAGTTGGCGTCGGTACAACCGATGCAAGGTTTGCGGGCCGCGGCGATCTCACGGCAATTAGGGCAAGAGGGGCAGGCCGAGCGTTTGGCGGAAAAAACGCTTGAGTTGGTCAGCAATTTGTCGGCCGAAGAGCCCACCAACGCATCCATTTCGTTGGCGGTGGCACAGTGCCAGATCTTTCTGAACCGGCATCGGGACGCGGTCCAAACCGTCAATCTTGCGATGAGCCGAGCGAAAACGCCCGAGGATCTAAGAACGCTAAAGGGGGCGATGGGCGATGCCATTGTCGCCTATTTGCTGTATCGTGAGGCGAATCCAACCAAGGATGAAAAGCAAGACGAGCTTCGTTCGTTGCAACAGTTGCAACTGGCCCTTCAGCATGCGCCGAACAACCCTCGAGTGTTATCGCTTGTTGTCGACCGTGTGTTGGCAGTGGCAAATGAGGATGATGAACAGATTCGGAAGGTTCGAAATGCGTTGATAAGCGGCGCGTCGCCAGGCATCGGCCATTTTATCGAGGGCACTTCGGCACTGGTCAAAGGCGATAACGAATCGGGCGAGCGGCATTTAAAATTGGCCGCTGAGATGCTGCCCAACAGTGGCGCGATCTTGAACAATCTAGCGGTTGCCATCGCCACACGCGAAGGAAGCGACTTGGAGCAAGCGCTGAAGATCTCTGAATCGGCGATCGAACAAACGAAAGACCCGTCACCCCATTTTTACGAAACACGCGGCCAGATCTTGGCGAAGCTGGAGCGATACACCAAAGCGATTCCCGATTTAGAGCGTGCACTTGCGGTCGACGTTCTGGCGCTCGGAGCACACAAAGCACTTGCCACGTGTTACGACGCAATCGATGAGAAAGAGATTGCAGATCAGCACCGACAAGCCGCAGCAGATCGAGAAGAGGCTGATCGGAAGAAGAAGGAGTGA
- a CDS encoding acyl-CoA thioesterase yields MREHSIELRVRYDEVDPMGFVHHSNYLRFFEIGRTELLRACGGCYRDMESAGQLVVVVRVDCRYRKPAMYDDVITVQTRIAKVTAAKIIHEYRITRGAETLVDATVTLAVIDREGRLQRVPEALLDRYGD; encoded by the coding sequence GTGCGCGAACATTCCATTGAACTTCGTGTTCGCTACGATGAAGTTGATCCGATGGGGTTCGTCCATCATTCGAACTATCTTCGCTTCTTCGAGATCGGGCGGACGGAGTTACTGCGAGCTTGTGGCGGTTGCTACCGCGACATGGAATCGGCGGGCCAATTGGTCGTCGTCGTTCGCGTCGATTGCCGCTACCGTAAACCGGCCATGTATGACGATGTGATCACGGTTCAAACCCGAATTGCAAAAGTCACGGCGGCAAAAATCATTCACGAGTACCGTATCACTCGAGGCGCGGAAACGCTGGTCGATGCAACGGTCACGTTGGCTGTGATCGATCGCGAGGGAAGACTGCAGCGAGTGCCGGAGGCGCTGCTTGATCGGTATGGCGATTGA
- a CDS encoding beta-agarase — protein sequence MSVNPRLRFVSALFVCIALLAVSHAPAGQPPTLSAEGQNEQALHAYLFDKFLEGRKAVYQGNGRDRGLKELTILEEQKEIRDGDELMLPEGTERIAALFRHFGFHGENLDRIKEVHIFPFSPDKAPPRSIQVKEFYRVQMPSIPLADEPFESMKIRFLMKEADAVCRINDLVFYAQKAIPPEFDSIPYRDLGSEFPRQRVEVRIDVDHELSIGGTTDLQRDRWFRMHETPGTHHESLEKWAAERGFLPGRGAFKFNPALTRGWGKGETLKEREDQPGAADLTFFDRYDAGERLRRAIPLYREKPFACCFNDWPEFMSVPLVGRGTPRTEHFNDAAELAGAYVADQIKDAGYTAAWWEVKNESSVQSEWAHHWQEKDGIDGWGLLADFHNRVAESVHTRASDIKVGGPSSAYMQVQVQDFGLFRNQARFIEETRGHLDFFSHHFYENALMLGAHERRGMGYSNYLLGRYEAILDMLRAHMHKVDNVLPILITECGSLQNGRKPSDNWLRLYAWNAYLTKSMQRPDQIDLFVPFIFLQMSWNPYSGDAAFTPKADRKSHSTLGDFEPTTIAHYFDLWRDFDGHRLPVAYERDWLDVVAVHDGERVSLAVTNMGGRQIAIDLSGFADQAGATDASQTRLNYHQGQVVFEPEHPVDVAAIPVDVNETTVIRLRLRQRIDPSAILQQDRWYAVETAVASDGEPLEFQVDVERADTVESARLIIGVHRAGGVTQPLVVDLNDVPIVVDMGDASEFSEFFAPLDASVSTSMLRHRNRISIKAQPGTTITSVQLVTQRPQVSLHKTAP from the coding sequence ATGTCCGTCAACCCACGCCTCCGCTTCGTCTCGGCCCTATTCGTTTGCATTGCCCTGCTGGCTGTTTCGCATGCCCCCGCCGGCCAGCCGCCGACGCTCAGCGCCGAAGGCCAAAACGAGCAGGCTCTTCACGCGTATCTTTTTGACAAATTTCTCGAGGGGCGCAAGGCCGTCTATCAAGGCAATGGCCGTGATCGTGGCCTCAAAGAGCTCACGATTCTCGAAGAGCAAAAAGAGATTCGTGACGGTGACGAACTCATGCTTCCCGAAGGGACGGAGCGCATCGCAGCCCTGTTCCGCCACTTTGGTTTCCATGGCGAGAACCTGGACCGAATCAAAGAAGTCCATATCTTCCCCTTTTCGCCGGACAAGGCGCCTCCGCGAAGCATCCAGGTGAAAGAGTTTTATCGCGTCCAGATGCCGTCGATACCGCTTGCCGACGAGCCGTTTGAGTCGATGAAGATCCGATTCTTGATGAAGGAAGCCGATGCGGTTTGTCGCATCAACGATCTCGTGTTTTACGCTCAAAAGGCGATTCCACCTGAATTCGACAGCATCCCTTATCGCGACCTGGGGTCGGAGTTTCCTCGGCAACGAGTTGAGGTTCGCATCGATGTTGATCATGAGCTCTCGATCGGGGGAACGACCGATTTGCAGCGGGACCGTTGGTTTCGGATGCATGAAACCCCAGGCACCCATCACGAGTCGCTTGAGAAGTGGGCCGCGGAACGAGGCTTTCTACCAGGACGGGGAGCGTTTAAATTCAATCCGGCGCTCACCCGCGGATGGGGAAAGGGGGAAACGCTGAAGGAACGAGAAGATCAACCAGGGGCGGCGGACCTGACCTTCTTTGATCGTTACGACGCAGGGGAACGACTGCGCCGGGCGATCCCGCTGTATCGCGAGAAGCCCTTTGCCTGCTGCTTTAATGATTGGCCCGAGTTCATGTCGGTCCCGTTGGTTGGCCGCGGGACACCGCGAACGGAGCACTTCAACGATGCAGCAGAACTCGCTGGGGCCTATGTCGCCGACCAGATCAAAGACGCCGGTTACACGGCCGCTTGGTGGGAAGTGAAGAACGAAAGCAGCGTCCAATCCGAATGGGCGCATCATTGGCAGGAAAAGGATGGTATCGACGGTTGGGGCTTGCTCGCCGATTTCCATAATCGCGTTGCTGAATCCGTTCACACGCGTGCGTCTGACATCAAAGTGGGTGGTCCTTCCTCGGCTTACATGCAAGTCCAAGTTCAAGACTTTGGGCTGTTCCGAAATCAAGCCCGCTTTATCGAAGAGACGCGTGGGCACCTCGATTTCTTTTCACACCACTTCTATGAGAACGCCTTGATGCTGGGGGCTCATGAGCGGCGTGGGATGGGGTATTCCAATTACTTGCTGGGAAGGTATGAAGCGATCCTCGACATGCTGAGGGCTCACATGCATAAAGTCGATAACGTTTTGCCGATTCTAATTACCGAATGTGGTTCGCTACAAAACGGGCGGAAGCCATCGGACAATTGGTTGCGATTGTACGCCTGGAACGCGTACCTGACCAAGTCAATGCAACGGCCCGACCAAATCGACCTTTTCGTGCCATTTATCTTCCTTCAAATGTCTTGGAATCCGTATAGTGGCGACGCCGCATTCACACCCAAGGCGGACCGCAAAAGTCACAGCACGTTGGGAGACTTCGAGCCGACCACCATTGCCCACTATTTCGATCTCTGGCGAGATTTTGACGGCCATCGACTGCCTGTGGCGTATGAACGCGACTGGTTGGATGTCGTCGCCGTCCATGATGGGGAGCGGGTTTCATTGGCGGTGACGAACATGGGCGGTCGACAAATTGCGATCGACCTTTCGGGCTTCGCGGACCAGGCTGGCGCAACGGACGCGAGCCAAACGCGTCTAAACTATCACCAGGGGCAGGTGGTCTTCGAGCCAGAGCACCCAGTGGACGTGGCCGCCATTCCAGTGGATGTCAATGAAACGACCGTTATTCGGCTTCGGCTGCGTCAGCGGATCGATCCGTCGGCAATACTTCAACAGGATCGTTGGTATGCGGTCGAGACGGCTGTCGCAAGTGATGGCGAACCCTTGGAGTTTCAAGTCGATGTCGAGCGTGCCGATACCGTCGAATCTGCTCGGCTCATCATCGGTGTTCATCGCGCAGGGGGCGTGACCCAACCGTTGGTGGTCGACTTGAACGACGTGCCGATCGTGGTCGACATGGGGGACGCCAGTGAATTCTCGGAGTTCTTTGCACCCTTGGATGCATCCGTTTCAACGTCGATGCTCCGGCATCGCAATCGGATCTCGATCAAGGCACAACCCGGGACGACGATTACGTCTGTACAACTTGTCACGCAGCGTCCTCAAGTGTCCCTGCACAAAACAGCACCGTGA
- a CDS encoding 3-keto-disaccharide hydrolase has translation MTHINRTVLVTTFAISCLSLMASTSALKAESVPKDLLGFWSLDLESGEPAWMRVAEEEGRPVVQMRIYIGPDGPYEVAEVTNGRIKFSLKPERKSNGSKVYTQRNVEVGLTKGKLDGVLVRTPNDGREGQEIRFTGKRVPPMTKSAPDLSKVRFGHPISLFNGKDLTGWRPYESDKINGWSAQDGMLVNTTTKTDFSPTGSHANLRTEAEFEDFWLHIEFLVEADRNSGIYLRGMYEAQVVDRDSRMQGLQGVGAIFGRIAPSAQAGNPGGQWQTYDITLVDRHVTVVLNGTKVIDNQPIDGPTAGAIKTDPSSSGPIYLQGDHTAVKFKNIYLAPVVSAE, from the coding sequence ATGACCCACATCAACAGAACCGTGCTTGTCACCACCTTCGCCATCTCGTGCTTGTCACTGATGGCCTCGACATCTGCCTTGAAAGCAGAGTCGGTCCCCAAAGACTTGTTGGGTTTCTGGTCACTGGATCTGGAATCCGGTGAACCCGCCTGGATGCGTGTCGCCGAAGAGGAAGGACGCCCGGTTGTTCAGATGCGAATTTACATCGGGCCGGACGGCCCTTACGAAGTCGCGGAGGTGACGAATGGGCGAATCAAGTTTTCGTTGAAACCGGAACGAAAGTCCAATGGAAGTAAGGTTTACACCCAACGGAACGTGGAGGTTGGACTGACCAAGGGTAAGCTTGATGGCGTGCTCGTTCGTACGCCCAACGATGGCAGAGAGGGCCAGGAGATTCGTTTTACGGGAAAACGAGTTCCACCAATGACAAAATCGGCGCCAGATCTATCGAAGGTTCGATTCGGACATCCGATTTCACTTTTCAACGGAAAAGATCTCACCGGTTGGCGTCCCTATGAATCCGACAAGATCAATGGCTGGAGCGCTCAGGATGGAATGTTGGTCAACACCACGACCAAGACGGATTTCAGCCCGACGGGATCCCACGCCAACCTGAGGACAGAAGCCGAGTTTGAAGACTTCTGGCTACACATCGAGTTTCTCGTTGAAGCAGACCGCAACAGCGGCATTTACTTGCGAGGTATGTATGAGGCGCAAGTGGTCGACCGCGATAGCAGGATGCAGGGACTGCAGGGAGTCGGCGCGATCTTCGGAAGAATCGCTCCGTCGGCCCAGGCAGGAAATCCGGGAGGTCAGTGGCAAACCTACGATATCACACTGGTGGACCGGCACGTCACCGTTGTCTTGAACGGAACCAAAGTCATCGACAATCAACCCATCGACGGACCCACCGCTGGTGCCATCAAGACCGATCCATCCTCATCCGGACCGATCTATCTTCAAGGAGATCATACGGCGGTCAAATTCAAGAACATCTATCTGGCCCCAGTCGTCAGCGCGGAATGA
- a CDS encoding glycoside hydrolase family 88 protein codes for MRSSCRRVMRRRRVARVFGLRSLRAKNRSGCLLIVARGRQSKPRCCRICCSATSVIRIPSISAAWCRGIAWEMIGMVRTMRVLKDHPRTKELVPSFVKLASWAMKYQRQDGLWAVYVKRPELMQDTAGSAGIAAALAIGFHQGWLSDAARKSAEQTLAGLMPHLTPDGFLSGVAQSNKGGSALQSGNYRVIYQMAMELMGQLVAALKV; via the coding sequence ATGAGATCAAGTTGTCGCCGGGTAATGCGGAGGCGGCGTGTCGCGAGGGTGTTCGGCTTACGCTCACTCAGGGCGAAAAACCGCTCTGGGTGTTTGTTGATCGTGGCAAGGGGCCGGCAATCGAAACCTCGCTGCTGCCGCATTTGTTGTTCTGCCACAAGTGTGATCCGTATACCGAGTATTTCCGCCGCATGGTGCCGCGGAATTGCCTGGGAAATGATCGGCATGGTCCGCACGATGCGCGTCTTGAAGGATCATCCGCGCACGAAGGAACTGGTTCCCAGCTTTGTGAAGCTCGCCTCATGGGCGATGAAATACCAACGCCAAGATGGACTGTGGGCCGTGTACGTCAAGCGGCCCGAACTGATGCAGGACACGGCGGGCTCCGCAGGGATTGCGGCAGCGTTGGCAATCGGATTTCATCAGGGGTGGCTCAGCGATGCCGCACGGAAATCAGCTGAGCAAACGCTGGCGGGTCTGATGCCGCACCTGACGCCCGACGGGTTCTTGAGCGGCGTGGCCCAGTCGAACAAAGGAGGTTCTGCCCTGCAAAGTGGCAACTATCGAGTCATCTATCAAATGGCGATGGAACTGATGGGGCAATTGGTTGCGGCGTTGAAAGTGTAA
- a CDS encoding sulfatase-like hydrolase/transferase, which translates to MVRLCAIVFLLVPFCQAAGGAAEHDRPNILWITSEDNGISWVSCYGGTNAHTPAIDQLAQEGFRYTHCFDNAAVCAPTRSCWITGMYGISNGTQPMRSRNAIPHDKIPYYPDLLRAAGYHTSNPGKTDYNIGGREDKDCWDYKGGKGQSIYGWRYRKPGQPFFAVVNITDSHESRAHGDVENPPKDPAKMKLFSYHPDLPVIRKNYAKYAAAVENMDRKVKETLDALKQDGLYDDTIIIYNSDHGGVMARSKRFLYSSGIHCPLVVRIPEKLKHLYPADAPGTTVDRIVSFVDMPKTWLSLAGAEIPATFQGTIFLGDNQEAAPQYHLGFRERADERLDHVRLIRDERFAYHKNYMPYAPAGQHLAYIWKAPLTPAWEQHHREGKTNEITGRFFRPRVSEEFYDNATDFDNVHNLIDDPEQQDKIAELKAELRRRQLELFDSGLLPEKMRERRAAANGLTIYEMVRNQELYPLETYLDAADLALARDNGNLETFANRMSDEDEGMRWWAVVGLHLLGDDAARASATLEQALEDESHEVRMMAAWTLVKLGETDDALACLDKLLFQDESKRSNTTMLHNVLDWMGEPALPLVKKYIDQQGNRDGQYGIGILGRIAQLNGW; encoded by the coding sequence GTGGTACGGCTTTGCGCAATCGTCTTTCTCCTTGTTCCGTTCTGTCAAGCTGCGGGAGGGGCCGCCGAACACGATCGTCCGAATATTCTTTGGATCACCAGTGAGGATAACGGGATTTCTTGGGTCAGCTGTTACGGAGGCACGAATGCACACACTCCCGCGATCGACCAGCTCGCGCAGGAAGGCTTTCGATACACTCATTGTTTCGACAACGCGGCAGTGTGCGCTCCGACGCGTTCCTGTTGGATTACGGGGATGTACGGGATCTCCAACGGCACGCAACCCATGCGTAGTCGCAACGCGATTCCGCACGATAAGATTCCGTATTACCCCGACTTGCTAAGAGCAGCCGGTTATCACACATCCAATCCTGGTAAGACTGATTACAACATCGGAGGTCGCGAGGACAAAGATTGCTGGGACTACAAAGGCGGAAAGGGTCAGTCCATTTATGGTTGGCGATACCGCAAGCCGGGCCAGCCGTTCTTTGCGGTCGTGAACATCACGGACAGCCATGAGAGCCGCGCTCACGGCGATGTCGAGAATCCGCCCAAAGACCCAGCCAAGATGAAGCTCTTTTCCTACCACCCAGATCTGCCGGTGATTCGCAAAAACTATGCGAAGTATGCCGCAGCCGTCGAGAACATGGATCGCAAGGTCAAAGAGACGCTCGATGCACTGAAGCAGGATGGTTTATATGACGACACCATCATCATCTACAATTCCGATCACGGCGGAGTGATGGCTCGAAGCAAACGCTTTCTCTACTCAAGTGGCATTCACTGCCCGCTTGTGGTTCGGATCCCCGAGAAGCTGAAGCACCTTTACCCCGCAGACGCACCGGGCACGACGGTTGACCGTATCGTCAGCTTTGTCGACATGCCGAAGACTTGGTTGAGCCTCGCCGGTGCCGAGATTCCAGCAACCTTTCAAGGCACGATCTTTCTTGGCGACAACCAGGAAGCGGCACCTCAATATCACCTTGGATTTCGCGAACGAGCTGATGAACGGCTTGATCATGTCAGGTTGATCCGCGACGAGCGATTCGCTTATCACAAGAACTACATGCCTTACGCTCCCGCCGGTCAACACTTGGCATACATCTGGAAGGCTCCGCTAACGCCCGCTTGGGAACAGCATCATCGCGAAGGCAAAACAAACGAAATCACTGGCCGATTCTTTCGGCCTCGCGTATCGGAAGAGTTTTACGACAACGCGACGGACTTTGACAATGTCCATAACTTGATCGACGATCCCGAACAGCAAGATAAGATCGCCGAGTTGAAAGCGGAACTACGAAGGCGGCAACTCGAGCTTTTCGATTCCGGCTTGTTGCCCGAGAAGATGCGAGAACGACGCGCTGCGGCGAATGGTCTGACGATATACGAGATGGTCCGAAACCAAGAACTGTACCCGTTGGAGACCTATCTGGACGCTGCCGATCTTGCCTTGGCTCGAGACAACGGCAACCTCGAAACCTTCGCCAATCGCATGTCGGACGAGGACGAGGGAATGCGTTGGTGGGCCGTCGTCGGCTTGCACCTGTTGGGCGATGATGCCGCTCGCGCGTCGGCAACTTTGGAACAGGCCCTCGAAGACGAATCGCACGAGGTGCGGATGATGGCCGCCTGGACACTCGTCAAGCTTGGGGAGACCGACGATGCGCTGGCGTGCTTGGACAAACTGCTATTCCAAGACGAGTCGAAGAGATCCAACACAACCATGCTTCACAATGTGTTGGATTGGATGGGCGAACCCGCTCTGCCATTGGTTAAGAAGTACATCGACCAACAAGGCAACCGCGATGGGCAATATGGAATCGGAATCCTGGGGCGAATTGCCCAGCTGAACGGTTGGTAA